Proteins encoded by one window of Primulina huaijiensis isolate GDHJ02 chromosome 1, ASM1229523v2, whole genome shotgun sequence:
- the LOC140976715 gene encoding histone-lysine N-methyltransferase ATXR2 isoform X2 codes for MEAAVSTIDHDFLEEISVLLKPPSPLHVQEYFDDLVSERRCRLKVKPDGQHGKGVFSEVGFEEGDLILKDQMLVGSQHSSNKIDCLVCSFCFQFIGSIELQIGRKLYFHDIGVSAVDECRSLNGAGCSSSDSNEKIPLPRDVIDSLMNCGLQLPYSTEFPLPSVVPCLGGCKEAYYCSKSCAEADWHSFHSLLCFGNGSSTSNLEALLKFIKHANETNDIFICAAKAISFAILRYRKLKAALVEQKEKHDPPNLRKHTLPLLVEAWKPVSMGFKRRWWDCIALPADVDSCDEAEFRTQVKDLASESLQLLKEAIYEKECAPLFSLEIYGHIIGMFELNNLDLIVASPVEDYFLYIDDLPSSQKREAERITKPFLNALGDDYAISCEGTAFFPLQSCINHSCIPNAKAFKRDEDRDGQATIVALRPICKGEEM; via the exons ATGGAGGCTGCCGTCTCTACAATCGACCACGATTTCTTGGAAGAGATCTCCGTTCTTCTGAAACCTCCATCTCCTCTCCATGTTCAG GAATATTTCGACGACCTTGTATCTGAAAGACGATGTAGACTTAAAGTTAAACCAGATGGCCAGCATGGAAAAG GAGTTTTTAGTGAGGTGGGTTTTGAAGAAGGTGACCTTATCTTAAAGGATCAAATGCTCGTTGGTTCCCAGCATTCTTCTAATAAG ATTGATTGTTTGGTGTGTAGCTTTTGCTTTCAATTCATCGGCTCGATAGAGCTTCAAATTGGGAGGAAACTATATTTTCATGATATAGGTGTCTCTGCAGTTGATGAATGTAGATCACTTAATGGGGCAGGATGTTCTTCCAGTGATTCAAATGAAAAAATCCCTCTTCCTCGAGATGTCATTGATTCGTTAATGAATTGTGGCTTGCAGTTACCTTATTCAACAGAGTTCCCCTTGCCGTCAGTTGTTCCATGTCTGGGAGGATGCAAAGAAGCTTATTATTGCAG CAAATCTTGTGCAGAAGCTGACTGGCATTCGTTCCATTCTTTGCTTTGCTTCGGAAATGGATCATCAACATCAAATTTAGAAGCActtttgaaattcataaagCATGCTAATG AAACAAACGATATCTTCATTTGTGCTGCCAAG GCAATATCATTTGCCATTTTGAGATATAGAAAGTTGAAAGCGGCGCTTGTAGAACAGAAGGAGAAGCATGACCCCCCAAATCTACGGAAACATACCTTGCCTTTGCTAGTGGAGGCATGGAAACCTGTGTCAATGGGATTCAAAAGAAG GTGGTGGGATTGTATTGCTCTGCCAGCAGATGTTGATTCATGTGATGAAGCTGAATTTAGAACACAAGTGAAGGACTTGGCGTCAGAG TCTCTGCAGCTGCTGAAGGAAGCCATCTACGAGAAGGAATGTGCTCCAT TATTCTCCCTAGAAATCTATGGTCATATTATCGGCATGTTTGAGCTTAATAACCT TGATTTGATTGTAGCATCTCCAGTTGAGGATTACTTTTTGTACATCGATGATCTTCCATCCTCTCAGAAG AGAGAAGCTGAAAGGATCACAAAACCTTTTCTCAATGCTCTTGGGGATGACTATGCAATTTCTTGCGAAG GGACCGCGTTCTTTCCTCTCCAGAGTTGTATTAATCATTCTTGTATTCCTAATGCAAAAGCATTTAAGCGAGATGAG GACAGGGATGGCCAAGCCACTATAGTTGCTCTACGTCCCATCTGTAAAGGAGAAGAG ATGTAA
- the LOC140976715 gene encoding histone-lysine N-methyltransferase ATXR2 isoform X4 gives MEAAVSTIDHDFLEEISVLLKPPSPLHVQEYFDDLVSERRCRLKVKPDGQHGKGVFSEVGFEEGDLILKDQMLVGSQHSSNKIDCLVCSFCFQFIGSIELQIGRKLYFHDIGVSAVDECRSLNGAGCSSSDSNEKIPLPRDVIDSLMNCGLQLPYSTEFPLPSVVPCLGGCKEAYYCSKSCAEADWHSFHSLLCFGNGSSTSNLEALLKFIKHANETNDIFICAAKAISFAILRYRKLKAALVEQKEKHDPPNLRKHTLPLLVEAWKPVSMGFKRRWWDCIALPADVDSCDEAEFRTQVKDLASESLQLLKEAIYEKECAPLFSLEIYGHIIGMFELNNLDLIVASPVEDYFLYIDDLPSSQKREAERITKPFLNALGDDYAISCEGQGWPSHYSCSTSHL, from the exons ATGGAGGCTGCCGTCTCTACAATCGACCACGATTTCTTGGAAGAGATCTCCGTTCTTCTGAAACCTCCATCTCCTCTCCATGTTCAG GAATATTTCGACGACCTTGTATCTGAAAGACGATGTAGACTTAAAGTTAAACCAGATGGCCAGCATGGAAAAG GAGTTTTTAGTGAGGTGGGTTTTGAAGAAGGTGACCTTATCTTAAAGGATCAAATGCTCGTTGGTTCCCAGCATTCTTCTAATAAG ATTGATTGTTTGGTGTGTAGCTTTTGCTTTCAATTCATCGGCTCGATAGAGCTTCAAATTGGGAGGAAACTATATTTTCATGATATAGGTGTCTCTGCAGTTGATGAATGTAGATCACTTAATGGGGCAGGATGTTCTTCCAGTGATTCAAATGAAAAAATCCCTCTTCCTCGAGATGTCATTGATTCGTTAATGAATTGTGGCTTGCAGTTACCTTATTCAACAGAGTTCCCCTTGCCGTCAGTTGTTCCATGTCTGGGAGGATGCAAAGAAGCTTATTATTGCAG CAAATCTTGTGCAGAAGCTGACTGGCATTCGTTCCATTCTTTGCTTTGCTTCGGAAATGGATCATCAACATCAAATTTAGAAGCActtttgaaattcataaagCATGCTAATG AAACAAACGATATCTTCATTTGTGCTGCCAAG GCAATATCATTTGCCATTTTGAGATATAGAAAGTTGAAAGCGGCGCTTGTAGAACAGAAGGAGAAGCATGACCCCCCAAATCTACGGAAACATACCTTGCCTTTGCTAGTGGAGGCATGGAAACCTGTGTCAATGGGATTCAAAAGAAG GTGGTGGGATTGTATTGCTCTGCCAGCAGATGTTGATTCATGTGATGAAGCTGAATTTAGAACACAAGTGAAGGACTTGGCGTCAGAG TCTCTGCAGCTGCTGAAGGAAGCCATCTACGAGAAGGAATGTGCTCCAT TATTCTCCCTAGAAATCTATGGTCATATTATCGGCATGTTTGAGCTTAATAACCT TGATTTGATTGTAGCATCTCCAGTTGAGGATTACTTTTTGTACATCGATGATCTTCCATCCTCTCAGAAG AGAGAAGCTGAAAGGATCACAAAACCTTTTCTCAATGCTCTTGGGGATGACTATGCAATTTCTTGCGAAG GACAGGGATGGCCAAGCCACTATAGTTGCTCTACGTCCCATCTGTAA
- the LOC140976786 gene encoding zinc finger protein CONSTANS-LIKE 12 codes for MMGQPVCDFCGVVRAVVYCKPDAARLCLQCDGCVHSANCLSRRHLRSLICDKCYSQAAILRCLDEELCFCQACDNGCRVGGGGCSGPGHDRLKLNFYSGCPSPVEFSRIWSPVLDSSKSLEGIVTVDGKIEIGGSSSSGGGGGMVANRLNEIASCVKFDSWAFPPPIPPILLPNFMSSQVWNQKYASSNRDQTPFFSQATTLQKGCVESIKDIGLHESDDIRDSIDMDEIALNFESGYEMLENLQNQTIDISDRGTCGGLLMEKNLSVTGSNTTHIENTLEASSSVQQEGLCFPTTSTNLIPAMNSNSNCMFMNSNLCPGFASGRVPSSMSLSLSNITGESSAADYQDCGLSTLFLTGESPWDSNFEPSCPQARDKAKMRYNEKKKTRTFGKQIRYASRKARADTRRRVKGRFVKSGEAFHLDPAGSSDC; via the exons ATGATGGGTCAGCCTGTGTGCGACTTCTGTGGGGTGGTGAGGGCAGTAGTGTATTGCAAACCGGATGCTGCCCGGCTGTGCTTGCAGTGTGATGGATGTGTTCACTCAGCAAATTGTTTGTCAAGAAGGCATCTCCGATCCCTCATTTGTGATAAGTGTTATTCACAGGCTGCGATCTTGCGGTGCCTCGACGAGGAGCTTTGTTTTTGCCAGGCCTGTGACAATGGCTGTCGTGTCGGTGGTGGTGGCTGCTCTGGCCCGGGGCATGATCGCCTCAAGTTGAACTTTTACAGTGGATGCCCTTCTCCTGTCGAGTTCTCCAGGATTTGGTCACCCGTTCTCGATTCTAGTAAATCGCTTGAGGGGATTGTAACAGTTGATGGAAAGATTGAAATTGGTGGATCGTCGTCTtctggtggtggtggaggaatGGTGGCGAATAGGCTGAACGAGATTGCCTCTTGTGTCAAGTTCGATTCATGGGCGTTTCCACCGCCAATACCTCCTATACTTCTGCCTAACTTTATGTCCTCACAAGTTTGGAATCAGAAATATGCATCATCGAACAGAGATCAAACACCTTTCTTCTCTCAAGCAACCACCCTGCAAAAG GGGTGTGTTGAAAGTATTAAGGATATCGGGCTTCATGAAAGTGATGATATACGTGACAGTATTGACATGGATGAAATTGCCCTGAACTTCGAGAGTGGGTACGAAATGTTAGAGAATTTGCAAAACCAGACAATAGATATATCTGACAGAGGAACATGTGGTGGTTTGTTGATGGAGAAAAACTTGTCTGTCACTGGATCCAATACCACACATATTGAAAACACTTTGGAG GCATCCTCGTCCGTACAACAAGAGGGCTTGTGTTTTCCAACCACTTCGACTAATTTGATCCCCGCAATGAATAGCAATTCTAATTGCATGTTTATGAATTCAAACCTCTGCCCTGGTTTTGCAAGTGGACGAGTCCCTTCAAGCATGTCGCTATCTTTGTCTAACATAACCGGGGAAAGTAGCGCAGCTGATTATCAAGACTGTGGGTTATCGACTTTATTTCTGACCGGTGAATCCCCATGGGATTCTAATTTCGAACCAAGTTGTCCACAGGCGAGGGATAAAGCCAAGATGAGATACAATGAAAAGAAGAAGACAAGAAC GTTCGGAAAACAGATAAGATATGCTTCTCGTAAAGCGAGAGCCGATACAAGAAGGCGTGTTAAAGGTAGATTCGTCAAGTCTGGTGAAGCTTTTCACTTGGACCCTGCTGGATCAAGTGATTGTTAA
- the LOC140976715 gene encoding histone-lysine N-methyltransferase ATXR2 isoform X1, which produces MEAAVSTIDHDFLEEISVLLKPPSPLHVQEYFDDLVSERRCRLKVKPDGQHGKGVFSEVGFEEGDLILKDQMLVGSQHSSNKIDCLVCSFCFQFIGSIELQIGRKLYFHDIGVSAVDECRSLNGAGCSSSDSNEKIPLPRDVIDSLMNCGLQLPYSTEFPLPSVVPCLGGCKEAYYCSKSCAEADWHSFHSLLCFGNGSSTSNLEALLKFIKHANETNDIFICAAKAISFAILRYRKLKAALVEQKEKHDPPNLRKHTLPLLVEAWKPVSMGFKRRWWDCIALPADVDSCDEAEFRTQVKDLASESLQLLKEAIYEKECAPLFSLEIYGHIIGMFELNNLDLIVASPVEDYFLYIDDLPSSQKREAERITKPFLNALGDDYAISCEGTAFFPLQSCINHSCIPNAKAFKRDEDRDGQATIVALRPICKGEEVTISYIDEDVPYKERHELLADYGFRCKCPRCLEEEPQVG; this is translated from the exons ATGGAGGCTGCCGTCTCTACAATCGACCACGATTTCTTGGAAGAGATCTCCGTTCTTCTGAAACCTCCATCTCCTCTCCATGTTCAG GAATATTTCGACGACCTTGTATCTGAAAGACGATGTAGACTTAAAGTTAAACCAGATGGCCAGCATGGAAAAG GAGTTTTTAGTGAGGTGGGTTTTGAAGAAGGTGACCTTATCTTAAAGGATCAAATGCTCGTTGGTTCCCAGCATTCTTCTAATAAG ATTGATTGTTTGGTGTGTAGCTTTTGCTTTCAATTCATCGGCTCGATAGAGCTTCAAATTGGGAGGAAACTATATTTTCATGATATAGGTGTCTCTGCAGTTGATGAATGTAGATCACTTAATGGGGCAGGATGTTCTTCCAGTGATTCAAATGAAAAAATCCCTCTTCCTCGAGATGTCATTGATTCGTTAATGAATTGTGGCTTGCAGTTACCTTATTCAACAGAGTTCCCCTTGCCGTCAGTTGTTCCATGTCTGGGAGGATGCAAAGAAGCTTATTATTGCAG CAAATCTTGTGCAGAAGCTGACTGGCATTCGTTCCATTCTTTGCTTTGCTTCGGAAATGGATCATCAACATCAAATTTAGAAGCActtttgaaattcataaagCATGCTAATG AAACAAACGATATCTTCATTTGTGCTGCCAAG GCAATATCATTTGCCATTTTGAGATATAGAAAGTTGAAAGCGGCGCTTGTAGAACAGAAGGAGAAGCATGACCCCCCAAATCTACGGAAACATACCTTGCCTTTGCTAGTGGAGGCATGGAAACCTGTGTCAATGGGATTCAAAAGAAG GTGGTGGGATTGTATTGCTCTGCCAGCAGATGTTGATTCATGTGATGAAGCTGAATTTAGAACACAAGTGAAGGACTTGGCGTCAGAG TCTCTGCAGCTGCTGAAGGAAGCCATCTACGAGAAGGAATGTGCTCCAT TATTCTCCCTAGAAATCTATGGTCATATTATCGGCATGTTTGAGCTTAATAACCT TGATTTGATTGTAGCATCTCCAGTTGAGGATTACTTTTTGTACATCGATGATCTTCCATCCTCTCAGAAG AGAGAAGCTGAAAGGATCACAAAACCTTTTCTCAATGCTCTTGGGGATGACTATGCAATTTCTTGCGAAG GGACCGCGTTCTTTCCTCTCCAGAGTTGTATTAATCATTCTTGTATTCCTAATGCAAAAGCATTTAAGCGAGATGAG GACAGGGATGGCCAAGCCACTATAGTTGCTCTACGTCCCATCTGTAAAGGAGAAGAG GTAACAATTTCGTACATAGACGAGGATGTTCCGTATAAAGAGAGACATGAATTGCTTGCTGACTATGGCTTCAGATGTAAATGCCCCAGATGCCTGGAGGAAGAGCCACAAGTTGGTTAG
- the LOC140976806 gene encoding uncharacterized protein, protein MPIISRPFTASRVKDSLLLLSTALSISLLLYLHHLHVQPPDIAFEGTETQPSPPYPPPITVKNLLFSIASSASSFASRAAYVQMWHNPISHLNTTFIFLDRPVPNPSSFPTLPPIIIPQNSSYLTAGHRIARIVKDAFALNIPDISWYVFGDDDTVFFTDNLVKILSKYDHSRWYYIGCSSEIYEQNEKFYFDMAFGGGGYAISAPLVQAMHRILDSCLNRYPHLYGSDARIFACVSELGVRLTVEPGFHQVDIRGDLFGMLSSHPLSLVASLHHIDAVEPIFPGMSRIHSLEHLFKAAHFDPARILQQTVCYDRTNELTVSISWGYAIQLYEENMLLPEVLSLQRTFRPWKRGRDVASSHFMFNTREFPSDPCERPVVFFLNNVVSDSTGILTNYTRHDDGKCVRRKAIKNLKVISVFSVKQNFDIEQMKAPRRHCCDISVSFDETMIIQIRNCGTHELISMRG, encoded by the exons ATGCCCATAATTTCGAGACCCTTTACAGCATCGCGCGTCAAGGATTCCCTCCTCCTCCTCTCCACCGCCCTCTCCATCTCCCTCCTTCTCTATCTCCACCACCTCCACGTTCAACCACCGGATATCGCCTTCGAAGGCACCGAAACCCAACCGTCACCGCCGTATCCTCCGCCGATCACCGTCAAGAACCTACTATTCTCGATAGCCTCATCCGCTTCCTCTTTCGCCTCCCGCGCTGCTTACGTCCAGATGTGGCACAACCCCATTTCCCACCTCAATACCACCTTCATTTTCCTAGACCGCCCCGTACCCAATCCCTCCTCCTTTCCTACACTGCCTCCGATTATCATCCCCCAGAATTCCTCCTACCTCACTGCCGGCCACCGCATCGCCCGCATTGTGAAAGACGCTTTTGCTCTCAACATTCCCGACATTTCCTGGTACGTTTTTGGGGATGATGACACAGTTTTTTTCACTGACAATTTAGTGAAAATCTTGTCCAAGTATGATCATAGTAGGTGGTACTACATTGGTTGTAGCTCTGAGATTTACGAGCAGAACGAGAAGTTTTACTTTGACATGGCGTTTGGCGGCGGAGGTTATGCTATTAGTGCACCTTTAGTTCAGGCAATGCATCGGATTCTAGATTCTTGCCTTAATAGGTATCCCCATTTGTATGGAAGCGATGCTCGGATTTTCGCTTGCGTATCTGAGCTCGGTGTCCGGTTAACAGTTGAACCCGGCTTCCATCAG GTTGACATTCGAGGAGATTTGTTTGGGATGCTTTCTTCACATCCATTATCACTTGTTGCTTCGCTTCATCACATAGATGCTGTGGAACCAATCTTTCCTGGCATGAGCAGAATTCATTCTTTGGAACATCTGTTCAAAGCTGCACATTTTGATCCAGCTAGGATATTGCAGCAAACTGTTTGCTATGATCGTACCAATGAACTCACAGTTTCGATTTCATGGGGTTATGCGATTCAATTGTATGAGGAAAATATGCTTCTTCCGGAAGTTCTCTCGCTTCAAAGAACTTTTAGACCATGGAAGAGAGGCAGAGAtgtggcttcaagccattttatgtttaatacaagagaattcccgAGTGATCCTTGCGAAAGACCTGTCGTCTTTTTTCTAAATAATGTAGTTTCTGATAGCACTGGGATCTTGACAAACTACACGAGGCATGATGATGGAAAGTGTGTTAGAAGAAAAGCAATCAAGAACTTGAAAGTTATTAGTGTTTTCTCGGTCAAGCAAAACTTTGATATTGAACAG ATGAAGGCGCCCCGTCGTCACTGCTGTGATATTTCGGTATCTTTTGATGAAACGATGATTATCCAAATCAGAAACTGTGGAACTCATGAACTGATTTCTATGCGGggataa
- the LOC140976715 gene encoding histone-lysine N-methyltransferase ATXR2 isoform X3 gives MEAAVSTIDHDFLEEISVLLKPPSPLHVQEYFDDLVSERRCRLKVKPDGQHGKGVFSEVGFEEGDLILKDQMLVGSQHSSNKIDCLVCSFCFQFIGSIELQIGRKLYFHDIGVSAVDECRSLNGAGCSSSDSNEKIPLPRDVIDSLMNCGLQLPYSTEFPLPSVVPCLGGCKEAYYCSKSCAEADWHSFHSLLCFGNGSSTSNLEALLKFIKHANETNDIFICAAKAISFAILRYRKLKAALVEQKEKHDPPNLRKHTLPLLVEAWKPVSMGFKRRWWDCIALPADVDSCDEAEFRTQVKDLASESLQLLKEAIYEKECAPLFSLEIYGHIIGMFELNNLDLIVASPVEDYFLYIDDLPSSQKREAERITKPFLNALGDDYAISCEGTAFFPLQSCINHSCIPNAKAFKRDEGWPSHYSCSTSHL, from the exons ATGGAGGCTGCCGTCTCTACAATCGACCACGATTTCTTGGAAGAGATCTCCGTTCTTCTGAAACCTCCATCTCCTCTCCATGTTCAG GAATATTTCGACGACCTTGTATCTGAAAGACGATGTAGACTTAAAGTTAAACCAGATGGCCAGCATGGAAAAG GAGTTTTTAGTGAGGTGGGTTTTGAAGAAGGTGACCTTATCTTAAAGGATCAAATGCTCGTTGGTTCCCAGCATTCTTCTAATAAG ATTGATTGTTTGGTGTGTAGCTTTTGCTTTCAATTCATCGGCTCGATAGAGCTTCAAATTGGGAGGAAACTATATTTTCATGATATAGGTGTCTCTGCAGTTGATGAATGTAGATCACTTAATGGGGCAGGATGTTCTTCCAGTGATTCAAATGAAAAAATCCCTCTTCCTCGAGATGTCATTGATTCGTTAATGAATTGTGGCTTGCAGTTACCTTATTCAACAGAGTTCCCCTTGCCGTCAGTTGTTCCATGTCTGGGAGGATGCAAAGAAGCTTATTATTGCAG CAAATCTTGTGCAGAAGCTGACTGGCATTCGTTCCATTCTTTGCTTTGCTTCGGAAATGGATCATCAACATCAAATTTAGAAGCActtttgaaattcataaagCATGCTAATG AAACAAACGATATCTTCATTTGTGCTGCCAAG GCAATATCATTTGCCATTTTGAGATATAGAAAGTTGAAAGCGGCGCTTGTAGAACAGAAGGAGAAGCATGACCCCCCAAATCTACGGAAACATACCTTGCCTTTGCTAGTGGAGGCATGGAAACCTGTGTCAATGGGATTCAAAAGAAG GTGGTGGGATTGTATTGCTCTGCCAGCAGATGTTGATTCATGTGATGAAGCTGAATTTAGAACACAAGTGAAGGACTTGGCGTCAGAG TCTCTGCAGCTGCTGAAGGAAGCCATCTACGAGAAGGAATGTGCTCCAT TATTCTCCCTAGAAATCTATGGTCATATTATCGGCATGTTTGAGCTTAATAACCT TGATTTGATTGTAGCATCTCCAGTTGAGGATTACTTTTTGTACATCGATGATCTTCCATCCTCTCAGAAG AGAGAAGCTGAAAGGATCACAAAACCTTTTCTCAATGCTCTTGGGGATGACTATGCAATTTCTTGCGAAG GGACCGCGTTCTTTCCTCTCCAGAGTTGTATTAATCATTCTTGTATTCCTAATGCAAAAGCATTTAAGCGAGATGAG GGATGGCCAAGCCACTATAGTTGCTCTACGTCCCATCTGTAA
- the LOC140976776 gene encoding peroxisome biogenesis protein 22, with amino-acid sequence MADNSREDLLRLVKRVGAFLTVKISNIFRHMDSRSVGAIAGLAFALVFTWRLLRTPRGPPRRQPKRQASTTGSSGVSSHANVNDASSRVGDPSEDSRTQNVIDEFFQPVKPTLAQIVRQRLSEGRKVTCRLLDVILEESSTEELQKQATVKSSVLEVLLEVTKFCDLYLMERVLDDQSEKNVLVALEEAGVFTSGGLVKDKVLFCSTETGRTSFVRQLEPDWHIDSNPEIVNQLSRFIKYLLHISSVKLERPPSNVVTAASLERYFGIV; translated from the exons ATGGCCGATAATTCTAGAGAAGATCTTTTGCGGTTGGTCAAGCGTGTTGGAGCTTTTCTCACAGTCAAGATTTCCAATATCTTCCGACACATG GATTCAAGATCTGTTGGGGCCATAGCAGGGCTAGCATTTGCTTTAGTTTTTACTTGGAGACTATTGAGAACTCCTAGGGGGCCTCCAAGAAGGCAACCTAAAAGGCAGGCATCAACAACTGGCAGTTCTGGTGTTAGTAGTCATGCCAATGTGAATGATGCATCTTCACGGGTTGGCGATCCGTCAGAAGATTCCAGAACTCAAAATGTGATCGATGAATTCTTTCAGCCTGTGAAG CCAACTCTTGCGCAAATAGTTAGACAAAGGTTGAGTGAAGGAAGGAAG GTAACATGCCGGTTGCTTGATGTAATTCTTGAGGAAAGCAGTACAGAGGAGCTGCAG AAGCAAGCAACTGTCAAATCATCAGTTTTGGAGGTTTTGCTTGAGGTCACAAAGTTTTGTGATCTCTATCTCATGGAAAGAGTGTTGGATGACCAAAGCGAA AAGAATGTTCTCGTAGCTTTGGAAGAGGCTGGGGTTTTTACTTCTGGTGGTTTGGTCAAAGATAAG GTGCTTTTCTGTAGCACGGAGACCGGGCGAACGTCTTTTGTCAGACAACTTGAACCAGATTGGCACATAGACTCCAATCCTGAAATTGTCAACCAGTTATCG AGATTCATCAAGTATCTGCTTCACATCTCTTCTGTCAAGCTCGAACGGCCCCCCTCCAACGTTGTCACTGCTGCGTCCTTGGAACGATATTTTGGAATTGTCTGA